gagagccagccagccagccagcacatGTTTCCCCCTGGCCGTGACTTCGAATAACTTGAGACAGCGTACAGTAGGTGACAGATACGCGCGTCACTCTATCACCGCATGTTTCTTATTGTTTAACCCCGGGAAAGACTTTGAGAAGCTTAAtggccttcaccaccaccaacactaccactaccagtaccCTCTCCTATCTTTCAAGTTGCTATTTAATTCTCATGTAGATACGCACCACATGAACCTTCTACATGTTTAGCCCCAGTAGTGACTTTGAGAAGCTTAatcttttccaccaccaccaagtcgCAACTCATTACTCGGTTCTCTCGTCGATAGCACTACATGAACCTCCCGCATGTGTAGCCCGGGGAGTGACTTTGAGAAGCATAATTATTCTTTTCCACTACCAGTACACCTAGCCTCTTTCATGTCGCTACTCGTTTCTCTCGTCGATAGCACTACACGAACCTCCCGCATGTTTAGCCTTGGTAGTGACTTTGAGAAGCTTAATTATTCCTTTTCCACTACCACTAGTACGTACATCCACAGTCTCCCTTTCAAGTCGCTATTCATTTCTCGTCGATAGCACTGCTTGAACTTCCCGCATGTTTAGCCACTGGAGTGACCTTGAGGAGCTTAAGATCATTGTCTCCCAGAACACTCGCTATGTATAATGTATGCTCCATCTGTCTGACATGGGTGATGATGTGGGGGATAATAGCTATTCAGACTAGGCTTAGTGAGTTTGTGTCCCGTGCCGCTATCATCGCACTGTTTGCTTTGTGATGGTGACTAAGCACTCCTTGCTTGGCTGTTGCCCCCGGCAGGCTTAACTAGTGTTGACACCCCCCACCCACAGCAACTAGCACTATGACAGACTATCTAACATTGATATTGTGGCGTCATTTGTATATACAGTGGAATATATGAGTTAGCATCAATAGTGTTCACCAGCTTGTATACCCTGCCCCCATAGCAGTAACACCAGAGATAGTACTGTTCATGTAGCAGTATACCCTTACAGTAAAGGGTGAAAGCAACAATGCCTTCCCTTTACACTAGCAAAGTAACCATAACAAGTAAAAGTGAAGCCTTGTAAATGATATAGATAGGTATATAACAATGCCCACTAGCTATAAAGCAATAGTATACCTTCACTTTACAACAACAGGTGGCcataagaaatatgaaagagagccaagtgattgaaataaagaacagactcttgcagcttccctcattttcttgtattcctcTGCACTCGGTAGTTACAAAGCAACAGTATaccttcacaaaccagaggaccagggttcgattccccggccaggtggagatatttgggtgtgtctcctttcacctgtagcccctgttcatctagcagtgagtaggtacggaatgtaaatcgagttgtgaccttgttgtcctggtgtgtagtgtgcctggtctcaggcctatctgaagattggaaataatgagctctgagctcgttctgtagggtaacgtctggctgtctcatcagagactgcagtagatcaaacggTGAAACTTTACAACAATAGGTGGCCttaacaaatataaaagaagccaagtgattaaaaataaagaacaatgaCTTGCAAGCTTCCCTCATTTGGTTATGTTCTTACGCACTCAGTAATTATAAAGTGATGGTACCTTCACtttacaacaacaaacaccacttaCCTTGTTTCCATACAGGTGACCAGCAACATGAGCAACCAGGTGCCTGCCCTCACCAAGCCCGCCCCAGCCTTCAGTGGCACGGCAGTAGTGAATGGGCAGTTCAAGGACATCTCCCTGAAGGATTACAATGGGAAGTACCTGGTTCTCTTCTTCTACCCTCTTGACTTCACCTTCGTCTGCCCCACGGAAATCATCGCCTTCTCTGAGCGTGCCGAGGAGTTCCGCAAGATTGGGTGTGAGGTCGTTGCCTGCTCCACCGACTCCCACTTCTCTCATCTTGCCTGGTGTGTTGACTTGCTGCACTGTTCTGTAGGGAAGGATGCAGGATTGATGCactaaaggaaaggaatgatgaaatagtagagaataaaataaaagtaataattgaTACTGCAGTGgctaaaggaaaggaataataaaatagaaaaaaaaattcataattgATGCACTAaggggaaggaatgatgaaatggtagaggataaaaataaaacatgattgATGAAATAGTAGACTGAAAATAATGATTGATACTGTACTGGCTaaaggaatgataaaataagaataaaaaatatgatTGATAGACTAAGGGGAAGGAATgcagaaatagagaataaaaaacatgattaatACACTGCAGTggttaagggaaaagaataataaaatagtggagaaagagaaaatgatggatAAAATGCTGTCAGTGAAAGGTGTTCAAGTCATTAGGGACCTTTAAAGAAAGACTAGACAAACTTAAGGATAGCAATGACAGGTGGAACAGTCTCATGCACACCTGACAACTTCATGCATCAACCCTTGTATTCTTATGGTAGATGTTAGTGCTGATGTGATAGGAAGCTTTTAGGTGTATGGATGGAAATGATAGGTAGACAATATTCACACGAGTTTCCTCCACCAATCCTTTATGTTCGTGCTGCAACCatggcttgtattctcaaacacttctgtgctacACCacctctatttcaaaaggctttatttaagtttatagtttttttttttttttattattatttttttttttatggttctagatgTGATAAGacatctacattattaactgtagaaacactcttgaaaacctcactaatcatctctgtggccttggaagagagagcaaagcatttctgaaaacacccttgacatTTATTCCAGGGTGAACACTCCACGCAAGGATGGTGGCTTGGGACAGATGAACATTCCCCTCCTGGCAGACAAGTCCATGGAGATCTCAAAGGCCTATGGTGTGCTGAAGGACGACGCCGGCCTGTCCTTCCGAGGGCTCTTCATCATTGACGACCACCAGAACCTAcgacaggtgtgtgggtgggagtgcaagttcttttatcttttgtgttCTGAGTTGGAACCTTTTCTTTCATAGACAGTGTATATAACAAAGGCTTGCAAGTTCTCTTATGTTGTGTTGCTCTGAGTTGGAACTTTTTCTTCCATAGACAGTGTTTATAACAAAGGCTAACAagttctttctcctcatcaccGAGGAGATTGAAGATAACGACATGCATAACACCAATTCCAATCAGTGCAGATAGTGATCAGCATGTATGCTTTTCCAGAATTTCTATTATAGAAActcatttgttttgttctcaTTTTGTTCCCTTTCAGATCACCATCAATGATTTGCCTGTTGGCCGCGATGTTGACGAGACTCTGCGTTTGGTCCAAGCCTTCCAGTTTGTCGACAAGCACGGAGAAGGTGTGTTTTTGTATCATTCTTGCATTCTTGAAAATAGGCACATTTTATAGAGATTGCCACATATAATCCTTATTGGTGGGTGCTTGAGACTTCCTGTGTTGTCTTGTGTCCATGTCTCTATATCTTGGCACATTAACAttgttctctctttcctgtccaGTGTGCCCAGCTGGGTGGAAGCCCGGCAGCAAGTCAATGAAGGCAGACCCTGTTGGCAGCAAGGAGTACTTCAAGGCTGTGAACTGAGCTGCAGCTGTTCAATAATTTGTCTACCTATGTACTCTTGGGATTCCAGAAATGATTAATGATAGCAATGTACTGAATAGTGAATGTCATGAATGAAATTGAGtcttttttgttagtttgtgttacatgttaatacttttttttttgtacaaaaGAGTTTGAGTAATCAAAAATACAGTTAGTTATGAATGTTTgaaatgaaatatattttttgtcatgttCTTATCACATGGTCAGTACTTTTATGTAtggcactattttttttttcttcaattccaaTTATGTGTTATTGCTTTAATGCCAAAATTAGGCTTCTAAAAAATGTGTAATGTAGACTTTCTTTTACATTAATAACGGAACTAAACTGTGTCAAATCATTCAAAACAATGTATCTGATTtatctttacattatttttttcctgtcattaTAAGGTCAGTAGTTTTTTGCAGGATATTTCAGGTCAGTAACTTGTGTAGCGTTaaatgttttccttgttttgcttTAGGAGTCACTATGATTACTGAGAACAGATGGAGCAGCAGCTATGAAGTGAGGCTATGATGGAACATTGTGTTTCCAGGTGCAGCTAATTAAGTGAATGATCTCTGCGGAAATTAACAATAAAGTGTAGAATTGTCTAGtgctcttttcctcccctttaaaGAAAGAATTGTTGGATTCTGTCGTTTGAAAAATCTGGGAATCTTTTCTCCAGTTGTGTGTTAGAAATTGTAATCTCCAATTGTTCGAAATCcaatcttctcttccattctttgaAATCCTTACCTTCTCTCTATAAAGAAGATAGTTGTTTTAAACCACAATCTTCTCTCCAGTTCTGTTTGAAATCCAATCTTCTGTTTGAAATCCCAATCTACTCTAGTTCAGAATTCAGGGTGTTTGAAgtcccttgtttttcctttcatataagAACAAATACTCTATTTAATACACTCAAGACTAATCAAGAGCTAATGAATGTTTATTTAATATAGTCTTTCCATCACAGACCATTAACTTTACTATCTTATATACACAGCCATCTCTCTCCTAGTACTTTGCCATAGCACCATATGACCACTGATATCTGGTGCTTTTCATCCTCATTAACATTTACCCTGCCATATATGTACCAGCTTTAGTACCAAAATCACTTATCGTGCCATATACCAACTGTAGTACCAAAACTAATATTCTCTCAGTTCCAGGTGTTCTAAATCCCTTCTAAATATGGTAAGACCAAGAGCCATTTATGAGAGCTGAGGGCCTTATCATTCAGCAGCGGTGGAATGTTGTGCACTTTATTGAGGGTGATTTACTGATACGCTCCTGTTATCTGCAGTTTATTGCTAAAAATATCAGATACAAATGTAACTCTTTAATCTTATGAAGCTGATAAGGTTGGAAGATAAGGCTATGTTGATGCTTGGATGTGAGGAAATCCTTAAAGAAATTATCCTAACTATTTTGGTATGTCTGGAAATACTTATATATAATATTGTAACATATTTTAATCTTGTGAAGATGATAAAGACATGATATAAGGCTTAGATGTGGGGAAATCCTTAAATAAATCATCTTAActtttaaaataagaaaaatttgtCTAAAAATATACTTCACTGAGATATAATTTTGGTCTTGTAAAGGTGAAGAGGGCAAAAGATAAGGTTACATTGATGCTGGGAAGTCTCTTGAACTAATCAGCTAAGTATATTGATAAACAGAACACAAGCAACAGCAATGACTTACCTGATGAAAAAATGCATAGAACATCCTTAAAATAAGATACAGAAATATTAAATTTCATGATGCACCCAAGATTATACCATCAGTAAGTGTATCTTTTCAATCTCCAccccaaaaacaaaaaaacaggttTCTGCAACACCCACAGAAATAAGTTATTCTACACCTAGTACACCCAAAATTAGGTTATACTAGtaactatttattcatttctacaCCAATAATTAGTATAGGACTGATTCTCCAGTGTTCTACTACACCCAATGTAATTCTAATTCTGCACCTACTACTATACCCTAGATAAGGTTATACTGTTATTTGTTCCTTCTACACCCAAATGAGTGCAAAGTTAGCATATTGTGATCCTACACCTTTCTACTATACCCAAGATAATGCTACATCCTCACAGTACAACCTTAGATAAGATACACACTCGACACAATGCACTTTAtcgtcacaacacacacacacatttctacctaCAAAAATTACTTCACTCTTCctacacttttttcctctctctctctctctctctctacttttcaccTGTGCAAAGTTCATACCTGTTAACTCTTCCCTCCTGTCAGCTAGTAATGTTCCTGAATGGTGTTCCAGCAGCTACTCggatcccaacacacacacacacatacacacacacctgggataTGAATAAAACATTGGCCATAAGTTTACAGTTTTCATGTCATTTATGGAACGCATCAACAAATATCAAAATGTTCATCATGGTAAGTACTACATGTTTGCATTTTGTATGGctagaaaacaaaaactaattGAAAAAATACAATCTTTTATCTGAAAATCTTGAGATCCAACACTCTTTTTTAGTTACAAACtttgtaataaaaaataagtaaataaggtaaataaaaggagaaaatctaATATCTTATCTGAAATTCTTGCAATCGCACACTCTCtataaaaatatgcaaactaAGCATCATGACATTCCAACACTTTGAGATCCCCTTAGAATAGATTTCAAGTGTTTATCTAATCATATCACCTGCAGAGACAAGATTGCATACCTTTacctgaaaaaaacaaatattcaaCAACTTCATCTAAAATACTGAGTACCGATAATGTCCAAACACTTTATAATCACACCAGTAGTACAATAAATTCCACGCCTTTACTTAATCCTCTCATCTCTCAGATAAAAGATTGCATACCTTTACTGCTACAAAACcagtaataatgacaaataaaccTTCCACACTTAGGTAGCATAGCAAAGTCCCACACAGGAGAACAAATGCTTGGATACTTCAAGATATTTACACTTGTTTTATACCCTGCTGAGTTTGTATCTTGAACTGATAGCTTATATCCTTCCTCCAGTGCTCTAGCCAGCTATGTCTTAGCCTACAATGTCTTCCTGCAGTGATCTTAGTGTATTTTTCCAAACAACAC
This sequence is a window from Portunus trituberculatus isolate SZX2019 chromosome 34, ASM1759143v1, whole genome shotgun sequence. Protein-coding genes within it:
- the LOC123512705 gene encoding peroxiredoxin 1-like, with product MSNQVPALTKPAPAFSGTAVVNGQFKDISLKDYNGKYLVLFFYPLDFTFVCPTEIIAFSERAEEFRKIGCEVVACSTDSHFSHLAWVNTPRKDGGLGQMNIPLLADKSMEISKAYGVLKDDAGLSFRGLFIIDDHQNLRQITINDLPVGRDVDETLRLVQAFQFVDKHGEVCPAGWKPGSKSMKADPVGSKEYFKAVN